GAGTGCCGCCTTTATTATCAGCCCATCATCCTCGATGCCCAGAACCCTTGCCGCCGCCAACGCTCCTGCTAGGGATGATGCCCCCGAACTACCGAGCCCGCTCCTTGGCCTTATCTCCTTTCTGAGCTTCATCCGTAGGTAAAGTTCCTCACCGACAAGCGTAGCGAGGGCCCTTGCCGCAACGACCGCCACGTTCCTCCCGTCGGTAGGGACGTCGTAACCCTCCACCTCAATCTCCCATTCGTCAGATTCCACGAACTTGAGCTCATCGTAGGGTTCCCCTATCCCTACGCCGAAGACGTCGAAACCCGGCCCGAAGTTCGCTATTGTCGCTGGAACCCTGATTCGCATATCCCCCACCCCACGGAACGGAAGACCTCTAAACGTTGCCAGCACTGACTCCCCCGCGGATAATGGACAGAGCCCTCGGCGGGCTTATTCTGTCCGCTATCAGCCGAAGATGTATGAGATTGAGGGTACTCCCTAGGCGGGCACTCGGGACGGTCAGCCTGACCAGGGGAATACCCAGTTCAGAACCGTTTTCTCCATCAAAGCCTGGAACTTCCGCAACTCCGACAGCGGTTATAACCGCCTCCTCGCCGGCTACCCTGTGGACCAGGATCGGCAGGCTGGACGACTCGTAGCCCGCTATTGTTCCGATACTCCAGTCCCTCGTTCTGCCGAAGATTATGGGGATACCCCTCACGACATCAATTGCTCCGTGGTGTATCGCCTTCATCCCGGCCTTTGATGCCACGTAGAGCTCGTCGTAGGACACGAAGGGAATAAGCCTTGCTGAGACGACTCTTCTTGGATCCGCCGTGTAAATGCCGTCGACGCCGCTCATTATCAGGACGGCCCTCGCTTTCAATCCTTTACCGAGAACCGCGGCGGTGTAGTCGCTCCCCTCCCTTCCGAGGGTCGTTCTGAGGCCGTTGTAAGAGCCGACGAAGCCTGGAACGACGGCAACCCTACCCCTCTCCAACGCCTCCTCCACGACCTTGAGGTTTCTGGAGGTCTTCGCTATGTCAACCCTGGCGTTACCGAAGTTCCCGTCGGTCTCTAGTATTTCCCATGGCTCAAAGAGTTCCACCTGTATGCCCTCCCGCCTCAAAGCCTCAGCAAACGCCAGCCCCGAAAGCCACTCCCCGTAGGAGAGCACGTGGTCCCTGTAGGCCTCAAAGGAGGGGAAATCCTCTCTTGAGAGTTTTTTAAGCTCCCTCAATGGAGCGGCGAGGGTCT
This sequence is a window from Thermococcus kodakarensis KOD1. Protein-coding genes within it:
- a CDS encoding aspartate kinase, whose translation is MLYSGGRLVVKFGGTSVRDDFREAVTFVSRLWDENEVALVVSAIKGVTDALLKFSRTGEGFEWIEKVHRDFAKKYGIPFETLAAPLRELKKLSREDFPSFEAYRDHVLSYGEWLSGLAFAEALRREGIQVELFEPWEILETDGNFGNARVDIAKTSRNLKVVEEALERGRVAVVPGFVGSYNGLRTTLGREGSDYTAAVLGKGLKARAVLIMSGVDGIYTADPRRVVSARLIPFVSYDELYVASKAGMKAIHHGAIDVVRGIPIIFGRTRDWSIGTIAGYESSSLPILVHRVAGEEAVITAVGVAEVPGFDGENGSELGIPLVRLTVPSARLGSTLNLIHLRLIADRISPPRALSIIRGGVSAGNV